One Paraburkholderia phytofirmans OLGA172 genomic window carries:
- the hscA gene encoding Fe-S protein assembly chaperone HscA: MALLQISEPGMAPAPHQRRLAVGIDLGTTNSLVAAVRSGVPDVLPDENGHVLLPSVVRYLEKGGRRIGRTAKAEAATDPRNTIVSVKRFMGRGKAEVEGAENAPYDFVDAPGMVQIRTVDGVKSPVEVSAEILATLRQRAEDTLGDELVGAVITVPAYFDEAQRQATKDAARLAGLNVLRLLNEPTAAAIAYGLDNGSEGLYAVYDLGGGTFDLSILKLTKGVFEVLAAGGDSALGGDDFDHALYRHVLEQAGIAPNTLAPEDVRLLLDSVRVTKEALSDAPNAKVQATLSNGTQIDLTVGEATFEAITQALVQRTLGPTKKALRDAKVATKDIKGVVLVGGATRMPVIRRAVESFFGQPPLINLDPDQVVALGAAIQADLLAGNRGADGDDWLLLDVIPLSLGVETMGGLTEKIIPRNSTIPVARAQDFTTFKDGQTAMAIHVVQGERELVSDCRSLARFELRGIPPMAAGAARIRVTYQVDADGLLSVFAREQGSGVEASVVVKPSYGLADDDIARMLEESFSTAEVDMRARALREAQVEARRLVEATDAALAADAELLDDSERAELDALLAALRNIAASDNADAIEAATKTLAEGTDEFAARRMNKGIRRALAGRKLDEI, from the coding sequence ATGGCCCTACTGCAAATCTCCGAACCCGGCATGGCGCCGGCGCCCCATCAGCGGCGTCTGGCGGTCGGTATCGATCTAGGCACCACCAATTCCCTCGTCGCCGCCGTGCGCAGCGGCGTGCCCGACGTGCTGCCGGACGAAAATGGCCATGTGCTGCTGCCGTCGGTGGTGCGTTACCTGGAAAAAGGTGGCCGCCGCATCGGCCGCACGGCCAAGGCTGAAGCCGCGACCGATCCGCGCAATACGATCGTGTCGGTCAAGCGCTTCATGGGCCGCGGCAAGGCGGAAGTGGAAGGCGCCGAAAACGCGCCGTACGATTTCGTCGACGCGCCCGGCATGGTGCAAATCCGTACTGTCGACGGTGTGAAGAGCCCGGTCGAAGTTTCGGCGGAAATTCTTGCGACGCTGCGCCAGCGCGCCGAAGACACGCTCGGCGACGAACTGGTCGGCGCAGTGATTACCGTGCCCGCGTATTTCGACGAAGCGCAGCGCCAGGCGACCAAAGACGCCGCGCGCCTGGCCGGCCTGAACGTGCTGCGTCTCCTGAACGAGCCGACTGCGGCCGCGATCGCCTACGGTCTGGATAACGGCTCCGAAGGACTCTACGCGGTCTACGACCTCGGCGGCGGCACCTTCGATCTGTCGATTCTGAAGCTCACCAAGGGTGTGTTCGAAGTGCTCGCGGCGGGCGGCGATTCCGCGCTCGGCGGCGACGATTTCGATCACGCACTGTATCGCCACGTACTGGAGCAGGCAGGCATCGCGCCGAACACGCTCGCACCGGAAGACGTCCGCTTGCTGCTCGACAGCGTACGCGTGACCAAGGAGGCGTTGTCCGACGCGCCGAATGCGAAGGTGCAGGCGACGCTGTCGAACGGCACCCAGATCGATCTGACTGTCGGCGAGGCCACTTTCGAGGCCATCACTCAGGCGCTGGTTCAACGCACGCTTGGCCCCACGAAGAAAGCGCTGCGCGACGCCAAAGTGGCGACGAAAGACATCAAAGGCGTGGTGCTGGTCGGCGGCGCGACGCGCATGCCGGTGATTCGCCGCGCAGTCGAGTCGTTCTTCGGCCAGCCGCCGCTGATCAATCTGGACCCGGATCAGGTCGTCGCGCTCGGCGCGGCGATCCAGGCCGATCTGCTGGCGGGCAACCGCGGCGCCGACGGCGACGACTGGCTGTTGCTCGACGTGATTCCGCTGTCGCTCGGCGTCGAAACGATGGGCGGTTTGACCGAGAAGATCATTCCGCGCAATTCGACGATTCCGGTTGCCCGTGCGCAGGATTTCACGACCTTCAAGGACGGCCAGACGGCGATGGCGATCCACGTCGTTCAAGGCGAGCGCGAGCTCGTCAGCGATTGCCGTTCGCTCGCGCGTTTTGAACTGCGCGGCATCCCGCCGATGGCAGCCGGCGCGGCGCGGATCCGCGTCACGTATCAGGTCGACGCGGACGGCTTGCTGTCCGTGTTCGCGCGTGAACAGGGTTCGGGCGTGGAAGCGTCGGTAGTGGTGAAGCCTTCCTACGGTCTCGCCGACGACGACATCGCCAGAATGCTCGAAGAGAGCTTTTCGACCGCCGAAGTCGACATGCGCGCGCGCGCGCTGCGTGAGGCGCAAGTGGAAGCGCGCCGTCTCGTCGAAGCGACCGACGCGGCGCTTGCCGCCGACGCCGAATTGCTCGACGACAGCGAACGCGCCGAACTCGACGCGCTGCTCGCCGCCTTGCGCAACATCGCGGCAAGCGACAACGCCGACGCGATCGAAGCCGCGACCAAAACGCTCGCCGAAGGCACCGATGAATTCGCCGCCCGCCGCATGAACAAGGGCATTCGCCGCGCGCTGGCCGGCCGCAAGCTCGATGAGATCTGA
- the hscB gene encoding Fe-S protein assembly co-chaperone HscB, translating to MVSLNDSHFDLFDLPARFALDAAALDHAYRTVQAQVHPDRFAAAGDAQKRIAMQWATRTNEAYQTLRDPLKRATYLLHLHGIDVDTHNNTAMEPAFLMQQMEWREGIEDAAAAKNVGALDALLTELRDEERMRFDKLGALLDSGADQAAGEAVRQLMFIERVASEIGTQIERLES from the coding sequence ATGGTCTCGCTGAACGACAGCCACTTCGACCTGTTCGATCTGCCGGCGCGATTTGCGCTCGACGCAGCGGCACTCGATCATGCCTACCGCACGGTGCAGGCCCAGGTGCATCCGGACCGCTTCGCGGCGGCCGGCGACGCGCAAAAGCGCATCGCGATGCAATGGGCGACGCGCACCAACGAGGCCTATCAGACGCTGCGCGATCCGTTGAAGCGCGCGACCTATCTGCTGCACTTGCACGGTATCGACGTCGATACGCATAACAATACGGCGATGGAGCCGGCGTTCCTGATGCAGCAGATGGAGTGGCGCGAAGGCATTGAAGACGCCGCCGCGGCGAAGAACGTCGGCGCGCTCGACGCCTTGCTGACCGAACTGCGCGACGAAGAACGCATGCGTTTCGACAAGCTCGGCGCGCTGCTCGACAGCGGCGCGGATCAGGCAGCGGGCGAGGCAGTGCGGCAGTTGATGTTCATCGAGCGGGTGGCGTCGGAAATCGGCACGCAGATCGAGCGGCTCGAGAGCTAG
- the iscA gene encoding iron-sulfur cluster assembly protein IscA, which translates to MAITLTEKAAQHVQKYLTRRGKGVGLRVGVRTTGCSGLAYKLEYVDELAPEDEVFDCNGVKIIVDPKSLAYIDGTELDFAREGLNEGFKFNNPNVKDECGCGESFRV; encoded by the coding sequence ATGGCAATTACGTTGACCGAAAAGGCAGCACAGCACGTCCAGAAGTATCTGACTCGCCGCGGCAAGGGTGTCGGGTTGCGCGTAGGCGTACGCACCACGGGTTGCTCGGGTTTGGCCTACAAGCTCGAGTACGTGGATGAACTCGCGCCCGAAGACGAAGTGTTCGACTGCAACGGCGTGAAGATCATTGTCGACCCGAAGAGCCTCGCCTATATCGACGGCACCGAACTCGACTTCGCACGCGAAGGGTTGAATGAAGGCTTCAAGTTCAACAACCCGAACGTGAAGGACGAGTGCGGTTGCGGCGAATCGTTCCGCGTGTAA
- the iscU gene encoding Fe-S cluster assembly scaffold IscU, with protein MSYSAKVLDHYENPRNVGSFAKDDDAVGTGMVGAPACGDVMKLQIRVGADGIIEDAKFKTYGCGSAIASSSLVTEWVKGKTLDQAMSIKNTQIAEELALPPVKIHCSILAEDAIKAAVADYKQRHGEAVVEGDTQHA; from the coding sequence ATGTCTTACAGCGCAAAGGTTCTGGACCACTACGAAAACCCGCGCAACGTCGGTTCCTTCGCGAAGGACGACGATGCGGTCGGCACTGGCATGGTCGGCGCACCGGCATGCGGCGACGTGATGAAGCTGCAGATCCGCGTGGGCGCGGACGGCATCATTGAAGACGCAAAGTTCAAGACGTATGGCTGCGGTTCGGCGATCGCGTCGAGCTCGCTCGTCACCGAATGGGTGAAGGGCAAGACGCTCGATCAGGCAATGTCGATCAAGAACACGCAGATCGCCGAAGAACTGGCGCTGCCGCCGGTGAAGATCCACTGCTCGATCCTCGCGGAAGACGCGATCAAGGCAGCGGTCGCCGATTACAAGCAACGTCACGGTGAAGCGGTCGTCGAAGGCGACACGCAACACGCGTAA
- a CDS encoding IscS subfamily cysteine desulfurase, with protein MNNDTLHLPIYMDYSATTPVDPRVVDKMIPYLREQFGNPASRSHAYGWDAERAVEEARENVAALVNADPREIIWTSGATESDNLAIKGAAHFYKSRGKHVITVKTEHKAVLDTCRELEREGFDVTYLDVKDDGLIDLEKFKAALRPDTILVSVMSVNNEIGVVQDIEAIGEITREKGIIFHVDAAQATGKVEIDLQKLKVDLMSFSAHKTYGPKGIGALYVRRKPRIRIEAQMHGGGHERGMRSGTLPTHQIVGMGEAFRIAREEMATENERIRMLRDRLLRGLSDIEEVYVNGDMEQRVPHNLNISFNFVEGESLIMAVKDVAVSSGSACTSASLEPSYVLRALGRNDELAHSSIRFTVGRFTTEQDVDYVINLLKTKISKLRDLSPLWEMHKDGIDISTIQWAAH; from the coding sequence ATGAACAACGACACTCTCCACCTGCCCATTTACATGGACTACAGCGCGACGACCCCGGTCGATCCGCGCGTGGTGGACAAAATGATTCCGTACTTGCGCGAGCAGTTCGGCAACCCCGCATCGCGTAGCCACGCGTATGGCTGGGACGCGGAGCGTGCGGTCGAAGAGGCGCGCGAAAACGTCGCTGCGCTGGTGAACGCCGACCCGCGCGAAATCATCTGGACGTCAGGTGCAACGGAATCGGACAACCTCGCGATCAAGGGCGCCGCGCACTTCTATAAGAGCCGTGGCAAGCACGTCATCACGGTGAAAACCGAGCACAAGGCTGTGCTCGATACCTGCCGCGAACTCGAACGCGAAGGCTTTGACGTCACGTATCTGGACGTGAAGGACGACGGTCTGATCGACCTCGAGAAGTTCAAGGCCGCGCTGCGCCCGGATACGATTCTGGTCTCGGTCATGTCGGTGAACAACGAGATCGGCGTGGTCCAGGACATCGAGGCGATCGGCGAGATCACCCGTGAAAAGGGCATCATTTTCCACGTCGACGCGGCGCAAGCCACCGGCAAGGTCGAGATCGATCTGCAAAAGCTGAAGGTCGACCTGATGTCGTTCTCGGCGCACAAGACCTATGGCCCGAAAGGTATCGGCGCGCTGTACGTGCGCCGCAAGCCGCGTATCCGTATCGAAGCGCAGATGCACGGCGGCGGTCACGAGCGCGGCATGCGTTCGGGCACGCTGCCTACGCACCAGATCGTCGGTATGGGCGAGGCGTTCCGTATCGCTCGCGAAGAAATGGCGACCGAAAACGAACGCATCCGCATGTTGCGTGACCGTCTGCTGCGCGGCCTGTCGGACATTGAAGAAGTGTATGTGAACGGCGACATGGAACAGCGTGTGCCGCACAACCTGAACATCAGCTTCAACTTCGTCGAAGGCGAGTCGCTGATCATGGCTGTGAAGGATGTGGCGGTGTCGTCGGGTTCGGCATGCACGTCGGCTTCGCTGGAGCCGTCGTACGTGTTGCGCGCACTGGGCCGTAACGACGAACTGGCGCACAGCTCGATTCGCTTTACAGTCGGCCGTTTTACGACCGAGCAGGACGTCGATTACGTGATCAACCTGCTGAAGACCAAAATTTCGAAGCTGCGCGATCTGTCGCCGCTTTGGGAAATGCACAAGGACGGGATCGACATTTCGACGATCCAGTGGGCCGCGCACTGA
- the iscR gene encoding Fe-S cluster assembly transcriptional regulator IscR → MRLTTKGRFAVTAMIDLALRQEQGPVTLAGISQRQHISLSYLEQLFGKLRRHEIVESVRGPGGGYNLARRAEDVTVADIIIAVDEPLDATQCGGKGSCEGTKQHDGHCMTHELWSTLNQKMVEYLDSVSLKDLVDQQRSREGAPAVLRDRRSEAPAVEPARVVPKGPNSVFNMAGS, encoded by the coding sequence ATGAGACTCACCACGAAAGGCCGTTTCGCCGTCACGGCGATGATTGACCTGGCACTGCGCCAGGAGCAGGGCCCGGTGACGCTTGCGGGTATCAGCCAGCGCCAGCATATTTCCCTGTCTTATCTCGAGCAGCTGTTTGGCAAGCTGCGTCGTCACGAAATCGTCGAGTCCGTGCGCGGACCGGGCGGCGGCTACAATCTGGCCCGCCGCGCTGAAGACGTGACCGTCGCCGACATCATCATCGCTGTCGACGAGCCGCTCGACGCCACCCAGTGCGGCGGCAAGGGCTCGTGCGAGGGCACCAAGCAGCACGACGGCCACTGCATGACGCACGAATTGTGGTCGACGCTGAACCAGAAAATGGTCGAGTACCTGGATTCGGTCTCCCTGAAAGATCTGGTCGATCAGCAGCGTTCGCGCGAAGGTGCGCCGGCGGTCTTGCGTGACCGGCGCAGCGAGGCGCCGGCGGTCGAACCCGCCCGCGTCGTGCCGAAAGGTCCTAATTCTGTTTTCAACATGGCCGGTTCCTAG
- a CDS encoding low molecular weight protein-tyrosine-phosphatase encodes MKTVSVCFVCLGNICRSPTAEGVMRRLVGEAKLAERILVDSAGTGDWHIGQPPDERAQRAASRRGYELAALRGRQIAAADFERFDLLIAMDDKNVAALRQACPAEQRDKIRMLMEFVPEADGRWGGAREVADPYFGGAEGFEQVLDQCEAACHGLIAVLRPQLLA; translated from the coding sequence ATGAAAACCGTGTCCGTCTGCTTCGTCTGCCTGGGGAACATTTGCCGTTCGCCGACCGCGGAAGGCGTGATGCGCCGACTGGTCGGCGAGGCGAAGCTTGCGGAACGCATTCTGGTCGATTCCGCGGGCACGGGAGACTGGCACATCGGCCAGCCGCCTGACGAGCGCGCGCAACGTGCGGCCAGCCGGCGAGGTTATGAGCTTGCCGCCTTGCGTGGACGTCAGATCGCGGCGGCCGACTTCGAGCGCTTCGACCTGCTGATCGCGATGGACGACAAAAACGTCGCCGCACTGCGCCAGGCTTGTCCGGCGGAGCAGCGTGACAAAATCCGCATGCTAATGGAGTTCGTCCCTGAGGCGGATGGCCGCTGGGGTGGCGCTCGCGAAGTCGCCGACCCCTATTTCGGCGGCGCCGAAGGGTTCGAGCAGGTGCTGGATCAATGCGAAGCGGCCTGCCACGGGCTGATCGCAGTGTTGCGTCCCCAACTGCTTGCGTAA
- a CDS encoding lactate utilization protein B yields the protein MQVQSMHFKARAGQKLADQRLQQNLTKLSTKFVSARAAAMTAIDFPATRAALKERRNRALDNLDVWLETFEREASRRGVTVLFAETTQEAARLVGDIARRHEVKKVIKTKSMVTEEMRLNEVLGQMGVQSIETDLGEYILQINDNEPPSHIIAPVVHKDKDEIAELFAKTHGRPRLTEITDMTREAREMLRPHFMTADMGVTGGNFVVAETGSVVLVTNEGNEGMCTVMPRVHVAVTGIEKVLPTLEDLATAMRLLPRSATGQATSNYFSVLTGPRGTGDQDGPEHMYVVLVDGGRTGLIGGDFQEMLRCIRCGACMNHCPVYQKVGGHAYGWVYPGPMGSVLTPSYVGIDKALDLPQAATLCGECNSVCPVGIPLSDLLRKLREKQVERHLRPWRERMGLAVWGFLALHPDVYALFTKLAVRVLERMGGRNRSIARLPLGGAGWTDTRDMPAPVGRTFRELYAAQRSHIG from the coding sequence ATGCAAGTCCAATCGATGCATTTCAAGGCCCGCGCGGGCCAGAAACTCGCCGACCAGCGTCTGCAGCAGAACCTCACCAAGCTGTCGACCAAGTTCGTGTCGGCCCGTGCCGCGGCCATGACCGCGATCGATTTTCCCGCCACCCGGGCCGCGCTGAAGGAGCGCCGCAATCGGGCGCTGGACAATCTCGACGTCTGGCTCGAGACCTTCGAACGTGAAGCGAGCCGGCGCGGCGTCACGGTCCTGTTCGCCGAGACGACGCAGGAGGCCGCGCGCCTCGTCGGCGATATCGCGCGCCGGCACGAGGTGAAGAAGGTGATCAAGACCAAGTCGATGGTCACCGAGGAAATGCGTCTGAACGAGGTGCTCGGGCAGATGGGCGTGCAATCGATCGAAACCGATCTGGGCGAATACATTCTGCAGATCAACGACAACGAGCCGCCCAGCCACATCATCGCGCCGGTCGTCCATAAAGATAAGGACGAGATCGCCGAGCTCTTCGCGAAAACGCATGGCCGGCCGCGTCTGACCGAAATCACCGACATGACCCGCGAAGCGCGCGAGATGCTGCGCCCGCACTTCATGACCGCGGACATGGGGGTGACCGGCGGCAACTTCGTGGTGGCGGAGACGGGTTCGGTTGTGCTTGTCACGAACGAGGGTAACGAGGGCATGTGCACGGTGATGCCACGCGTGCACGTAGCTGTGACCGGCATCGAGAAAGTGTTGCCTACGCTGGAAGATCTGGCGACGGCGATGCGTCTTTTGCCTCGCTCGGCCACCGGCCAGGCGACCTCGAACTATTTTTCCGTGCTGACCGGGCCGCGCGGCACGGGCGATCAGGACGGACCCGAGCATATGTATGTGGTGCTGGTCGACGGTGGGCGCACGGGGCTGATCGGCGGTGACTTTCAGGAAATGCTGCGCTGTATCCGTTGCGGCGCTTGCATGAATCATTGCCCGGTGTATCAGAAGGTGGGTGGTCATGCCTACGGCTGGGTTTATCCGGGTCCGATGGGATCGGTGCTGACGCCGAGCTACGTTGGGATCGACAAAGCGCTGGATCTGCCTCAGGCGGCGACTTTGTGCGGCGAGTGCAACAGCGTATGTCCGGTGGGCATTCCCTTGTCCGATCTGCTGCGCAAGCTGCGCGAAAAGCAGGTCGAACGGCACCTGCGGCCGTGGCGCGAACGAATGGGGCTCGCGGTGTGGGGTTTCCTCGCGCTGCACCCGGATGTTTATGCGCTCTTCACCAAGCTGGCGGTTCGCGTGCTGGAGCGAATGGGCGGGCGAAATCGTTCTATTGCGAGGCTGCCGCTAGGCGGCGCGGGCTGGACCGATACGCGCGATATGCCGGCTCCGGTTGGCCGTACGTTCAGAGAACTGTACGCCGCGCAACGCAGCCATATTGGCTGA
- a CDS encoding (Fe-S)-binding protein, which produces MRVGLFVTCLIDLMRPEIGFSVIKLIEGAGFEVVVPPAQTCCGQPAYNSGERRIARDLAEKTLREFEQFDYVVVPSGSCGGMIRAHYGDLFADDPELMNRFGRLRAKVFELTDFLVNVAKVQLQPGEFAGQVTYHDSCSGLRELGVKAQPRALLAQVGVAVTEMKDCEHCCGFGGTFAIKYGDISTAIVDEKCANIGASGAGTVVLGDLGCMLNIEGRLRRTGDTTTRVLHIAQVLAGDA; this is translated from the coding sequence ATGCGAGTCGGATTGTTCGTTACCTGCCTGATCGATCTGATGCGTCCGGAGATCGGTTTTTCGGTTATCAAGCTGATCGAAGGCGCCGGTTTCGAGGTCGTGGTGCCGCCCGCGCAAACCTGTTGCGGGCAACCCGCGTACAACTCGGGCGAGCGGCGCATCGCGCGCGACCTGGCCGAGAAAACCTTGCGCGAGTTCGAACAGTTCGACTACGTCGTGGTGCCGTCCGGTTCCTGCGGCGGCATGATCCGTGCGCATTACGGCGACCTGTTTGCGGACGATCCGGAACTGATGAACCGCTTTGGCCGGCTGCGGGCCAAAGTGTTCGAACTGACCGATTTCCTCGTCAATGTGGCCAAGGTGCAATTGCAGCCAGGTGAGTTCGCGGGCCAGGTGACTTATCACGATTCCTGTTCGGGGCTGCGCGAACTCGGCGTCAAGGCGCAGCCGCGCGCCTTGCTGGCGCAGGTCGGTGTGGCGGTGACGGAAATGAAGGATTGCGAGCACTGCTGCGGCTTTGGCGGCACCTTCGCGATCAAGTACGGCGACATCTCGACGGCGATCGTCGACGAGAAATGCGCGAATATCGGCGCGAGCGGCGCCGGCACGGTGGTGCTTGGCGACCTCGGCTGCATGCTCAATATCGAAGGCCGCTTGCGGCGCACTGGCGATACCACCACACGCGTGCTGCACATTGCCCAGGTGCTGGCCGGCGACGCTTAA
- a CDS encoding IclR family transcriptional regulator — protein MSDTNPDPKTSIQVIERMMRLLDALAAHSDPVSLKELAIRTELHPSTAHRILNDMVMCRLVDRSDPGTYRLGMRLLELGNLVKARLSVRDAALTPMRELHRQTGQTVNLSVRQGDEIVYIERAYSERSGMQVVRAIGGRAPLHLTSVGKLFLAADESTRVRAYATRTGLSGHTQNSITDLTKLERELSHVRQQACARDNEELELGVRCIAAGIYDDTGKLVAGLSLSAPADRLQDSWLGQLSQTALLISESLGYRPQTPQEHAHSQHA, from the coding sequence ATGAGCGATACGAACCCGGATCCCAAAACTTCGATCCAGGTGATCGAACGCATGATGCGCCTGCTCGATGCACTCGCTGCGCATAGCGACCCGGTCAGCCTGAAAGAACTCGCCATCCGCACGGAGCTGCACCCGTCCACCGCGCACCGCATCCTGAACGATATGGTGATGTGCCGGCTGGTCGACCGGTCGGATCCCGGCACCTACCGTCTCGGTATGCGCCTGCTCGAACTGGGCAATCTGGTGAAGGCGCGGCTGTCGGTACGCGACGCGGCGCTCACGCCGATGCGCGAGCTGCACCGTCAAACCGGGCAGACAGTGAATCTGTCAGTGCGTCAGGGCGACGAGATCGTCTATATAGAGCGCGCCTATTCCGAACGCTCCGGCATGCAGGTGGTGCGAGCGATCGGTGGGCGCGCGCCGCTGCATCTGACCTCGGTGGGCAAGCTCTTCCTCGCCGCAGACGAATCGACCCGCGTGCGGGCGTACGCCACGCGCACCGGCCTGTCCGGTCACACGCAGAACAGCATCACCGATCTGACCAAACTCGAACGCGAACTGTCGCACGTGCGCCAACAGGCGTGCGCGCGCGATAACGAAGAACTGGAACTGGGCGTGCGCTGCATTGCAGCGGGGATTTACGACGACACCGGCAAGCTGGTTGCGGGCCTGTCGCTGTCCGCCCCAGCGGATCGTTTGCAGGACTCATGGCTCGGGCAGCTCAGCCAAACGGCCCTGTTGATTTCCGAATCGCTTGGTTATCGCCCGCAGACACCGCAGGAGCATGCGCATTCCCAGCACGCCTAG
- the pbpG gene encoding D-alanyl-D-alanine endopeptidase: MKTDMFSSLKAIHGAARSTALSVAASMVIAAAFATPVSAFADTPATPAQTSKHAKAAKKPAAATADKVSGKKAANGAAANTAAAAGDDAPRASVKRKRVTYSLNGRHHSVVRRVAYEPRQPSVGQAFGLHETPDALMLRSSVAYVIDQNTGESLFDKNSRAVVPIASITKLMTAMVVLDSKEPMTDQIEVTDEDRDYEKNTGSRLSVGSVLSREDMLHIALMASENRAAASLSRYFPGGRPAFLAAMNAKAKQLGMTDTHFENPTGLTSQNVSSARDLVKMVNAAYQYPLIRKFSTDHSYEVYTGKRSLAYNSTNALVRNPTWDIGLQKTGFINEAGECLVMQATIHGRPMIMVLLDSSGKYSRFADATRLRTWLDNGGDQPRITSADASGAGT, translated from the coding sequence ATGAAAACCGACATGTTTTCGTCGCTAAAAGCGATCCACGGCGCGGCGCGCAGCACCGCTCTGTCGGTGGCCGCCTCCATGGTCATCGCAGCGGCGTTCGCCACACCTGTCAGCGCTTTTGCTGACACGCCCGCCACCCCGGCACAAACCTCCAAACACGCGAAAGCAGCCAAAAAGCCCGCCGCGGCCACCGCCGACAAAGTGTCGGGCAAGAAGGCCGCCAACGGCGCCGCTGCGAACACCGCGGCCGCCGCAGGTGACGACGCACCGCGCGCGAGTGTCAAACGCAAGCGCGTGACGTACTCGTTGAACGGCCGCCACCACTCGGTGGTGCGCCGCGTCGCCTACGAGCCGCGTCAGCCTAGCGTCGGCCAGGCTTTCGGTCTGCACGAAACGCCGGACGCGCTGATGCTGCGTTCAAGCGTTGCCTACGTGATCGACCAGAACACGGGCGAATCGCTGTTCGACAAGAATTCGCGCGCCGTGGTGCCCATCGCGTCGATTACCAAGCTGATGACCGCGATGGTGGTGCTCGACTCGAAAGAGCCGATGACCGACCAGATCGAAGTCACCGACGAAGACCGCGATTACGAAAAGAACACCGGCTCGCGTCTGTCGGTGGGTTCGGTGCTCTCGCGTGAAGACATGCTGCACATCGCGCTGATGGCCTCGGAGAACCGCGCGGCCGCGTCGCTGTCGCGTTATTTCCCGGGCGGCCGTCCGGCGTTCCTCGCGGCCATGAACGCGAAGGCCAAACAACTCGGCATGACCGACACGCACTTTGAAAACCCTACGGGTTTGACGAGCCAGAACGTGTCGAGCGCGCGTGACCTCGTGAAGATGGTCAATGCGGCGTATCAGTATCCACTGATCCGCAAGTTCTCGACCGATCACAGCTACGAGGTGTACACGGGCAAGCGTTCGCTGGCTTACAACAGCACGAATGCGCTGGTGCGCAACCCGACGTGGGACATCGGTCTGCAAAAGACCGGTTTCATCAACGAAGCGGGCGAGTGCCTCGTGATGCAGGCAACCATTCACGGCCGTCCGATGATCATGGTGCTACTCGACTCGTCGGGTAAGTACTCGCGCTTTGCGGATGCAACGCGTCTGCGCACATGGCTCGACAATGGTGGCGATCAGCCGCGCATTACCAGCGCGGATGCCAGCGGCGCGGGCACCTGA